A single Nicotiana tabacum cultivar K326 chromosome 5, ASM71507v2, whole genome shotgun sequence DNA region contains:
- the LOC107819449 gene encoding chlorophyll a-b binding protein, chloroplastic, whose product MASACASSAIAAVAFSSPSSQKNGSIVGATKASFLGGKRLRVSKHVAPAGSRSVAVSAVAADPDRPLWFPGSTPPPWLDGSLPGDFGFDPLGLASDPESLKWNQQAELVHCRWAMLGAAGIFIPEFLTKIGILNTPSWYTAGEQEYFTDTTTLFVIELVLIGWAEGRRWADIIKPGCVNTDPIFPNNKLTGTDVGYPGGLWFDPLGWGSGSPEKIKELRTKEIKNGRLAMLAVMGAWFQHIYTGTGPIDNLFAHLADPGHATIFAAFSPK is encoded by the exons ATGGCCTCTGCCTGTGCTTCATCAGCCATTGCAGCAGTTGCATTCTCTTCTCCAAG TTCCCAGAAAAATGGATCAATTGTAGGAGCAACAAAGGCTTCTTTCCTTGGAGGGAAAAGATTGAGAGTAAGCAAACACGTCGCACCAGCTGGATCAAGATCGGTTGCTGTCTCTGCTGTTGCTGCTGACCCTGATAGACCCCTCTGGTTCCCTGGCAGTACCCCTCCTCCATGGCTCGATGGCAG CCTCCCTGGGGACTTTGGTTTCGACCCTCTTGGTCTTG CATCTGACCCGGAGAGCTTGAAATGGAACCAGCAGGCAGAACTTGTACACTGCAGATGGGCAATGTTAGGTGCTGCAGGCATTTTCATCCCAGAATTCCTAACAAAGATTGGCATTCTTAACACACCTTCATGGTACACTGCTGGTGAACAAGAATACTTCACCGATACAACCACTCTCTTCGTCATTGAGTTGGTGCTTATTGGCTGGGCTGAGGGAAGAAGGTGGGCAGATATCATCAAGCCTGGGTGCGTAAACACAGACCCCATCTTCCCTAACAACAAGCTCACGGGCACAGATGTCGGATATCCAGGAGGCTTATGGTTTGATCCTTTAGGTTGGGGATCTGGTTCTCCTGAAAAGATCAAGGAGTTGAGGACAAAGGAGATCAAGAACGGAAGGCTGGCCATGTTGGCTGTCATGGGTGCATGGTTCCAACACATCTACACTGGAACAGGACCAATTGACAACCTTTTCGCTCACCTTGCTGATCCTGGTCACGCCACTATTTTTGCT GCTTTCAGCCCCAAGTAA
- the LOC142180812 gene encoding uncharacterized protein LOC142180812 — MGKRLVHHYLKKKLYDLWKINENFPLIDLGEDYYTVKLAREENMTKILHNGHWFINGFFLSVLKWVPNFVAKEAHQSYTVVWVRLPELPTKLYDGIILSIIGNCIGKLLKVDTCASATLRGRYARLFVELPLKQPVQNYLLIG, encoded by the coding sequence ATGGGCAAAAGACTAGTGCATCACTACTTAAAAAAGAAACTCTATGACCTATGGAAGATTAATGAGAATTTTCCTCTCATTGATCTTGGAGAAGACTACTACACAGTCAAGTTGGCTAGGGAGGAAAATATGACCAAAATACTACATAATGGACATTGGTTCATCAATGGCttctttctttcagttctaaAATGGGTGCCCAATTTTGTAGCAAAAGAAGCCCATCAAAGCTATACAGTTGTGTGGGTACGCCTACCAGAACTACCCACGAAATTGTACGATGGAATTATACTCTCAATAATTGGCAACTGCATTGGCAAACTACTTAAAGTAGATACATGCGCCTCAGCCACATTAAGGGGAAGATATGCCAGGCTGTTTGTGGAGTTACCTTTGAAGCAACCAGTGCAAAATTACCTTCTAATTGGATAA